One Actinospica robiniae DSM 44927 genomic region harbors:
- a CDS encoding Dyp-type peroxidase produces the protein MAVGAGAAALGPGNGATDPASAALVGDEQLTFYGTHQPGIAAPAQTHGWLTAFDLASGATLAQVKALLQQWTAIAATTMAGRSLTAGEDAMTYGRGPSGLSVTVGVGASLLTKLGLNHQIPDQLAPLPKFLNDALVPASSDGDLCVLVGANDGLVAAHALRALQRAAATCCTLRWQVNGFADAAGSMPSPASTPRNLMGQLDGTGNPKQGTAAFDQTVYAPATADPAWMRGGSYLVYRKIRMLLDDWDTLDRAGQEAVIGRDKLTGAPLSGGDEFTEPDYRKFTPSGALAIPAGAHVRQASAQANNGATILRRAFNYYDGPRSDGAPDAGLIFLAFQADPANGFTVIQQRLAGVDSLSTFIRHEASGLFAILPGCRPGEYLGRELLEGDPAE, from the coding sequence GTGGCAGTGGGCGCGGGCGCCGCAGCGCTCGGACCCGGCAATGGCGCCACCGATCCCGCTTCCGCGGCTCTGGTCGGCGACGAGCAGTTGACGTTCTACGGCACGCACCAGCCGGGCATCGCGGCGCCAGCGCAGACCCACGGCTGGCTCACGGCCTTCGACCTGGCTTCCGGGGCGACGCTCGCTCAAGTCAAGGCCCTGCTTCAGCAGTGGACTGCGATCGCCGCCACCACGATGGCGGGCCGCTCGCTTACCGCGGGCGAGGACGCGATGACCTACGGGCGCGGCCCGTCAGGTCTGAGTGTGACCGTCGGAGTCGGAGCGTCGCTGCTGACCAAGCTCGGACTGAACCATCAGATCCCTGATCAGCTGGCGCCGCTGCCGAAGTTCCTCAACGACGCGCTCGTGCCCGCCTCGTCCGACGGCGACCTGTGCGTATTGGTAGGCGCGAACGACGGACTGGTCGCGGCTCACGCTCTGCGCGCGCTACAGCGTGCGGCGGCGACGTGCTGCACGCTGCGCTGGCAGGTGAACGGCTTCGCCGACGCCGCCGGGAGCATGCCCAGCCCGGCCTCGACGCCGCGCAACCTCATGGGGCAGCTCGACGGCACCGGCAACCCGAAGCAGGGTACTGCCGCATTCGACCAGACCGTCTACGCACCGGCGACAGCCGACCCGGCGTGGATGCGCGGCGGCAGCTACCTCGTCTACCGGAAGATCAGAATGCTGCTGGACGACTGGGACACCCTCGACCGGGCCGGGCAGGAGGCGGTGATCGGCCGGGACAAGCTCACCGGCGCGCCGCTCTCAGGCGGCGACGAGTTCACTGAGCCGGACTACCGGAAGTTCACCCCCTCGGGCGCCCTGGCCATCCCGGCCGGCGCGCACGTCCGGCAGGCCAGCGCCCAGGCGAACAACGGCGCGACGATCCTGCGCCGCGCGTTCAACTACTACGACGGGCCCCGCTCCGACGGCGCGCCGGACGCCGGGCTGATCTTCCTTGCGTTCCAGGCGGATCCGGCCAACGGCTTCACCGTCATCCAGCAGCGGCTGGCCGGCGTGGACAGTCTCAGCACCTTCATTCGGCACGAGGCGTCCGGCCTGTTCGCGATCCTGCCCGGCTGCCGGCCGGGCGAATACCTCGGCCGGGAGCTGCTGGAAGGGGACCCGGCGGAGTGA
- a CDS encoding SCO family protein yields MGSIPHRSVLTRRTLCAVAALALTGTLAACSSSSSGSANSAALTVDSAPSSIFDGIQLGKPYSKPDLTLTDADGASFNLVKGTEGKLTLLYFGYTHCPDVCPTTMATLASAIRALPAAQTAKIQVVFVSTDPDRDTPAVLKAWLGQYNLGFIGLTGSFATIQKGASALGIDVEAPVKQADGGYTVTHGAEVVAFDPAGKAYVVYTAGATVGQITHDIPLILAGRDG; encoded by the coding sequence ATGGGATCGATCCCGCACCGCTCCGTCCTCACCCGCCGCACGCTGTGCGCGGTGGCCGCTCTGGCGCTGACCGGGACTCTGGCGGCGTGCTCCTCCTCGTCCTCGGGGAGCGCGAACTCCGCGGCGCTGACCGTGGACTCCGCGCCGAGCTCGATTTTCGACGGGATCCAGCTCGGGAAGCCCTACAGCAAGCCGGACCTGACTCTCACCGATGCGGACGGCGCCTCGTTCAACCTGGTCAAGGGCACCGAGGGCAAGCTGACGCTGCTCTACTTCGGCTACACCCACTGCCCGGACGTGTGCCCGACGACGATGGCCACGCTCGCCTCGGCTATCCGGGCCCTGCCGGCCGCGCAGACGGCGAAGATCCAGGTGGTGTTCGTCTCCACCGACCCGGATCGCGACACTCCGGCCGTGCTCAAGGCCTGGCTCGGCCAGTACAACCTCGGCTTCATCGGCCTGACCGGTTCTTTCGCGACGATCCAGAAGGGCGCGTCGGCGCTGGGGATCGACGTCGAGGCGCCGGTCAAGCAGGCGGACGGCGGGTACACCGTCACGCATGGCGCGGAGGTGGTCGCGTTCGACCCGGCGGGCAAGGCCTACGTCGTCTACACCGCGGGTGCGACCGTCGGCCAGATCACTCACGACATCCCGCTCATCCTGGCGGGCCGGGATGGCTGA
- a CDS encoding copper chaperone PCu(A)C yields MSHPRFPLPVRFDARARRGSAAVACTAVAFATACACSSTSSDSGAKAAAAAAAASASASPSPRGSASAGPIRITDAYLPQPASPDVAAVYFLVADTSAQADVLLSATSVPSAQVSLMTESTSGGAESMTPLADGLPIPGNSEVALGPGGYHVMLTDPAVPLKQGGTVRLTLTFRDAGKVQVDVPITSLLSDAQTGSDPASGGSDMTDMPGM; encoded by the coding sequence ATGTCGCATCCCCGCTTCCCCCTGCCCGTGCGCTTCGACGCCCGGGCACGCCGCGGTTCGGCCGCGGTCGCCTGCACTGCGGTGGCATTTGCCACCGCGTGTGCCTGCTCTTCGACGTCGTCGGATTCCGGCGCCAAGGCGGCCGCGGCAGCCGCCGCGGCTTCGGCGAGCGCGAGCCCGTCGCCGCGCGGATCGGCTTCGGCCGGTCCGATCCGGATCACCGATGCGTACCTGCCCCAGCCCGCGTCCCCGGACGTCGCCGCCGTCTACTTCCTCGTCGCCGACACGAGCGCGCAGGCCGATGTCCTGCTCTCGGCCACGTCCGTGCCCTCCGCGCAGGTCTCGCTGATGACCGAGTCGACGAGCGGCGGCGCGGAGAGCATGACCCCGCTCGCCGACGGCCTGCCGATACCCGGGAACTCCGAGGTCGCGCTCGGCCCCGGTGGCTACCACGTCATGCTCACCGACCCGGCGGTGCCGCTCAAGCAGGGCGGCACGGTACGGCTCACCCTCACCTTCCGGGACGCCGGGAAGGTCCAGGTCGACGTCCCGATCACCTCGTTGCTCTCGGACGCGCAGACGGGTTCCGACCCGGCCTCAGGAGGCTCCGATATGACCGATATGCCGGGAATGTGA
- a CDS encoding N-acetylmuramoyl-L-alanine amidase has product MKTPIRTRRPLALFALLTACILAATGCAGPATGDGHALLPAVATSSAAAASAASANQKSAAAATSSAVSAADADPLAGRTIVIDPGHDGGNAAHASEIAKLVPMGFGKSKACDNTGTNGNDGYPEHAFTFSVSLLVQQLLEAHGAKVILTRTNDTGVGPCVNVRAAIGNNAHADAAISIHGDGFAASGHGFQIIRATKSAGGAANDAASYTLSQALQATFLSESGLTPSTYIGTDGFEKRSDLAGLNLSTVPKVLVECGNMRNAGDIALMQSAAGRARIAKAIADGLIAYLTK; this is encoded by the coding sequence GTGAAGACGCCCATACGCACGAGACGTCCGCTTGCCCTGTTCGCGCTGCTCACCGCCTGCATCCTGGCGGCTACCGGTTGCGCAGGCCCGGCCACCGGCGACGGCCACGCGCTGCTGCCCGCGGTCGCCACCTCCTCGGCGGCAGCGGCGAGCGCCGCGTCGGCGAATCAGAAGTCTGCCGCCGCGGCCACCTCCTCAGCGGTATCCGCAGCGGACGCGGACCCGCTGGCGGGCAGGACGATCGTGATCGATCCCGGCCACGACGGCGGCAACGCCGCGCACGCCTCCGAGATCGCGAAGCTCGTGCCCATGGGCTTCGGCAAGTCAAAGGCCTGTGACAACACCGGCACGAACGGCAACGACGGCTACCCGGAGCACGCCTTCACCTTCTCCGTCTCGCTCCTCGTGCAGCAGCTGCTGGAAGCCCACGGCGCGAAAGTGATCCTCACCCGCACCAACGACACCGGCGTCGGCCCCTGCGTGAACGTCCGCGCCGCCATCGGCAACAACGCCCACGCGGACGCCGCGATCTCCATCCACGGAGACGGCTTCGCCGCCTCCGGCCACGGCTTCCAGATCATCCGCGCCACGAAGTCCGCCGGCGGCGCGGCCAACGACGCCGCCTCCTACACCCTCTCCCAAGCGCTGCAAGCCACGTTCCTGTCGGAGTCCGGCCTCACGCCCTCGACCTACATCGGCACCGATGGCTTCGAGAAGCGCAGCGACCTGGCCGGCCTGAACCTCTCCACCGTGCCGAAGGTGCTGGTCGAGTGCGGAAACATGCGCAACGCCGGGGACATCGCCCTGATGCAGTCGGCCGCGGGCCGCGCCCGCATCGCGAAAGCGATCGCGGACGGGCTCATCGCGTACCTCACGAAGTAG